The Cottoperca gobio chromosome 6, fCotGob3.1, whole genome shotgun sequence genome has a segment encoding these proteins:
- the bhlhe41 gene encoding class E basic helix-loop-helix protein 41 isoform X2, whose translation MDERIPHLQDRQFMEHADFLGVDYPSLYMCKSKRGIKREDGGKDAYKLPHRLIEKKRRDRINECIGQLKDLLPEHLKLSTLGHLEKAVVLELTLKHLNALTAVTEQQHQKIIALQNGDRSTKSSIHADLDAFHSGFQACAKEVLQYLSQFENWTAREQRCAQLINHLHKVLAQFQPGAPPLQHQLPAGDAHDGQKADSQANCVPVIQRTHGGELNENDTDTDSGYGGEAEKSDGKDKECERNTAQGPKAVKIKQEFGDDRAAKKPKMNWPGNGLGGTDPARPDLAFMNSLMGISSVGQQTPICMPFYFINPSAAASYMPFFDKSNIEKYMYPAAAALATPFPWLYPAHASAAAAAAAAAAAFPGLSVHFGASSQSNDSHSPDSDESHEADIGSPDEHEESPASDDGEDDVADASQESKNSPHDQFSACQTS comes from the exons ATGGATGAAAGAATACCGCATTTACAGGACAGGCAGTTCATGGAGCATGCAGATTTCTTGGG GGTGGATTACCCCTCTCTCTACATGTGCAAATCCAAAAGAGGAATAAAACGAGAGGACGGTGGGAAG GACGCATACAAGTTACCACACCGGTTgatagagaagaagaggagagacagaatcAACGAATGTATTGGCCAGCTGAAGGATTTGTTACCCGAACATCTGAAGCTGTCG ACGCTCGGGCATTTGGAGAAAGCAGTTGTCCTGGAGTTAACGTTGAAACATTTAAACGCTCTGACTGCTGTCACTGAGCAGCAGCACCAGAAGATTATTGCTCTGCAGAATG GGGACCGGTCGACGAAATCTTCCATTCATGCAGATCTGGATGCGTTCCACTCCGGGTTCCAGGCATGTGCCAAAGAAGTCCTGCAGTACCTGAGTCAGTTTGAGAACTGGACGGCACGAGAGCAGCGGTGCGCGCAGCTAATCAACCACCTTCACAAGGTGTTGGCGCAGTTCCAGCCCGGAGCACCGCCTCTCCAGCACCAGCTTCCCGCCGGGGACGCACATGATGGGCAGAAAGCCGACAGCCAAGCTAACTGTGTCCCAGTCATCCAGAGGACCCACGGCGGGGAGCTTAACGAGAATGACACAGACACGGACAGTGGATACGGGGGCGAGGCTGAAAAGAGCGATGGCAAAGATAAAGAATGTGAGCGCAATACGGCGCAGGGACCCAAGGCAGTGAAGATCAAGCAAGAGTTTGGAGATGATCGCGCAGCCAAGAAACCAAAGATGAACTGGCCTGGGAACGGGTTGGGGGGCACAGACCCCGCCAGACCCGACCTGGCGTTTATGAACTCTCTGATGGGAATAAGCAGTGTGGGACAGCAGACTCCTATTTGCATGCCTTTCTACTTCATCAACCCCTCAGCCGCGGCGTCTTACATGCCTTTTTTCGACAAAAGCAACATTGAAAAGTACATGTACCCAGCAGCGGCCGCTCTTGCAACCCCTTTCCCCTGGCTATACCCCGCACACGCGTCAGCGGCGGCGGccgcagctgctgctgcagccgctTTCCCCGGCTTATCTGTGCACTTTGGAGCCTCTTCTCAGTCCAATGACTCCCACAGTCCAGACAGCGACGAGTCACACGAGGCTGACATAGGTTCACCAGATGAGCACGAGGAAAGTCCCGCCAGTGACGACGGGGAGGATGACGTAGCTGATGCGTCCCAGGAGAGCAAGAATAGCCCACACGATCAGTTTTCTGCTTGTCAAACGAGCTAA
- the bhlhe41 gene encoding class E basic helix-loop-helix protein 41 isoform X1, with product MDERIPHLQDRQFMEHADFLGVDYPSLYMCKSKRGIKREDGGKQDAYKLPHRLIEKKRRDRINECIGQLKDLLPEHLKLSTLGHLEKAVVLELTLKHLNALTAVTEQQHQKIIALQNGDRSTKSSIHADLDAFHSGFQACAKEVLQYLSQFENWTAREQRCAQLINHLHKVLAQFQPGAPPLQHQLPAGDAHDGQKADSQANCVPVIQRTHGGELNENDTDTDSGYGGEAEKSDGKDKECERNTAQGPKAVKIKQEFGDDRAAKKPKMNWPGNGLGGTDPARPDLAFMNSLMGISSVGQQTPICMPFYFINPSAAASYMPFFDKSNIEKYMYPAAAALATPFPWLYPAHASAAAAAAAAAAAFPGLSVHFGASSQSNDSHSPDSDESHEADIGSPDEHEESPASDDGEDDVADASQESKNSPHDQFSACQTS from the exons ATGGATGAAAGAATACCGCATTTACAGGACAGGCAGTTCATGGAGCATGCAGATTTCTTGGG GGTGGATTACCCCTCTCTCTACATGTGCAAATCCAAAAGAGGAATAAAACGAGAGGACGGTGGGAAG CAGGACGCATACAAGTTACCACACCGGTTgatagagaagaagaggagagacagaatcAACGAATGTATTGGCCAGCTGAAGGATTTGTTACCCGAACATCTGAAGCTGTCG ACGCTCGGGCATTTGGAGAAAGCAGTTGTCCTGGAGTTAACGTTGAAACATTTAAACGCTCTGACTGCTGTCACTGAGCAGCAGCACCAGAAGATTATTGCTCTGCAGAATG GGGACCGGTCGACGAAATCTTCCATTCATGCAGATCTGGATGCGTTCCACTCCGGGTTCCAGGCATGTGCCAAAGAAGTCCTGCAGTACCTGAGTCAGTTTGAGAACTGGACGGCACGAGAGCAGCGGTGCGCGCAGCTAATCAACCACCTTCACAAGGTGTTGGCGCAGTTCCAGCCCGGAGCACCGCCTCTCCAGCACCAGCTTCCCGCCGGGGACGCACATGATGGGCAGAAAGCCGACAGCCAAGCTAACTGTGTCCCAGTCATCCAGAGGACCCACGGCGGGGAGCTTAACGAGAATGACACAGACACGGACAGTGGATACGGGGGCGAGGCTGAAAAGAGCGATGGCAAAGATAAAGAATGTGAGCGCAATACGGCGCAGGGACCCAAGGCAGTGAAGATCAAGCAAGAGTTTGGAGATGATCGCGCAGCCAAGAAACCAAAGATGAACTGGCCTGGGAACGGGTTGGGGGGCACAGACCCCGCCAGACCCGACCTGGCGTTTATGAACTCTCTGATGGGAATAAGCAGTGTGGGACAGCAGACTCCTATTTGCATGCCTTTCTACTTCATCAACCCCTCAGCCGCGGCGTCTTACATGCCTTTTTTCGACAAAAGCAACATTGAAAAGTACATGTACCCAGCAGCGGCCGCTCTTGCAACCCCTTTCCCCTGGCTATACCCCGCACACGCGTCAGCGGCGGCGGccgcagctgctgctgcagccgctTTCCCCGGCTTATCTGTGCACTTTGGAGCCTCTTCTCAGTCCAATGACTCCCACAGTCCAGACAGCGACGAGTCACACGAGGCTGACATAGGTTCACCAGATGAGCACGAGGAAAGTCCCGCCAGTGACGACGGGGAGGATGACGTAGCTGATGCGTCCCAGGAGAGCAAGAATAGCCCACACGATCAGTTTTCTGCTTGTCAAACGAGCTAA
- the sspn gene encoding sarcospan, with product MGQGQKGSSDKEGKKKKKRDESPAPEDGHKCRVCRFPLLVALLQLLLGVAVTVVAFLMLAISPSLMARETPHWAGFILCLVSILGFILYCITYLPDEKTSMQFIGKLLYFVLCTIGLVISVLVIAFAGHHYSQTSSFSCEQMGEDCVCKLDQNDPIARTFTYEGVTDCEVITGTLTLYFLLQIILNVLQALVCGVGAFIMWKHRYQVFFAGLQIGSPSSQQWQKV from the exons atggGGCAGGGGCAGAAAGGTTCCTCAGACAAGGagggcaagaagaagaagaagagagatgaaaGCCCAGCGCCAGAGGACGGCCATAAGTGCAGAGTCTGTCGCTTCCCTCTGCTCGTCGCCCTGCTCCAGTTGCTGTTGGGGGTGGCCGTCACAGTCGTGGCCTTCCTTATGTTGGCCATCAGCCCCTCACTCATGGCCAGGGAGACGCCACACTGGGCTGGATTCATT CTGTGTTTAGTTTCCATCCTGGGATTTATCCTGTACTGCATCACTTACCTCCCCGATGAGAAAACATCTATGCAATTCATTGGCAAG CTCCTGTACTTTGTCCTGTGTACCATCGGCCTGGTCATTTCAGTGCTGGTTATTGCGTTCGCTGGACACCACTACTCACAGACCAGCAGCTTCAGCTGTGAGCAGATGGGAGAGGACTGTGTGTGCAAACTGGATCAAAATGACCCAATAGCTCGCACCTTCACCTACGAGGGAGTCACCGACTGCGAGGTGATCACCGGGACGCTCACACTCTACTTCCTGCTCCAGATCATACTGAACGTGCTCCAAGCACTCGTGTGTGGCGTCGGTGCCTTCATCATGTGGAAGCACCGTTACCAGGTGTTTTTCGCCGGCCTTCAGATTggctctccctcctctcagcAGTGGCAGAAGGTTTAA